GGCAAGCCTGTAGCTGGTCCTGTTGTATGGTGCGGCGTCGGGCACAATCTGCAGCAGCCAAGGTGAAACACCCACAAGTACATCATGACCTGCCGCGTCGAGGTCGGGCGGCAGTTCGTCGTCATCGCGACGGGCACCGGATCGGACGCCGGGCTCGTCGCCTTCGCGCCACCGAAGTAGCCAACGGGAGGTTTTAATGCTTACTGACGAACAGATGCGGCAGTTTAGAGAAGATGGCTATCTCGTTTTTGCAGCCCTGATACAAGGCGAGCGATTGGCCTGTTACAAGCAGGTGTTTGATGAATTGGTCGCAGAGGGGTGCAAATTGACCGAGGAGGCACCGCACTGGACGCTCGAGTTGGACGAGCGCGGTGAACCCCGGGCGGGTTTGTTGCACAAAATTCAGGGTGTTTGCGTGGTCGATGCCCGCGTGTTGGAACTGGCGCGTGAGCCGATGATTTTAGACCGCGTGGCAGTATTAATTGGTGAAAATATCGATGTGTTTGGCACCAAGTTTTTTCCGAAGTTGCCCAATGGCGGTACGTCAACGGGCTGGCATCAGGATAATTTTTATTTTGGGACCGATACGGATCGCATTATCAGTTGCGGGATTTATCTGGAAGATTCCGATCTGGAGAATGGGTGTTTGCGGGTAGTGCCCGGTAGCCACCGGATGGGTGCGATTTTCGAGCACCACAAAAATATAGGCAGACACGGCCGTTGGACAAAGGTCGATGAATCACAGGCTGTGGATCTGGTCATTCCCGCTGGTACGGTTGTTCTGTTTTCCGCCAATCTCCTGCACGGTGCTTACGATAACCACAGCAATCGCACGCGCTATAGTACGGCATGGCATTATTTGCCAGAAGAACTCAATCCCGAAAAGTTTCTAAAGGGAATATACGAAGACCGGCATGTGGGACGAATTAAAAATTAAAAATCAGGAATCAGGAATTAAGAGAATGGGGGCTACGGTCGGTGTGTTGATGAACGGACCTGAATCAGTCATGCTCGATTTACTCGCCTTCATACACCGATCCGTTGATTCGTGCATTTGGAGGGCAGATGGGCAGGGTGAAGCTGGTATTACCCGATGAGTTTATTTTTACAACTGAAATTTCGTTGAGAGTTTCTGATATCAATTACGGTGGGCATCTGGGCAACGATGCGGTGTTGTCTTTGTGTCACGAGGTGCGTGCGCGTTTGTTTGCAGAGTACGGTTTTACGGAGTTGGATGTGGATGGTGTGGGTATTTTGATGATTGACGCTGTGATTGTTTTTCGGAGCGAGGCTTTTTACGGCGAGGCACTTGTTGGCGATGTGGCGGTGTGCAATTTTTCGCGCACGGGATGTGATTTGTTTTATCTTTTGCGTGCAAAATCCGATGGACGAGAAGTGGCGCGGGCAAAAACGGGTATTGTGTTTCTCGATTATAGCAATCGGAGGATCAGACCCGTACCCCAAAAATTTAGAGAGATTTTTGAGGGATAGTGCAATGGAGAATGAAAGGCGTGTGGCTGCTGGGGCACTATTGGATCTGGTGCAGGGGATTTTTGAGACGTGTGAGATGGGTGAAGGGGATGCACATCTGTTGGCGAATTCGCTGGTGGATGCCGACCTCGGCGGCGTGCATTCGCACGGGGTATTGCGCGTTCCCGAATACGTGAGGAAGTTGACGGTTGATGGCGTGGATCCAAATGGCAAACCCGAGGTGGTGAAGGATAATGGGGCGTGTCTGGTGGTGGATGGGGGCAATTCTATGGGGCAGATTGGGACGGCGTTTGCGATGCAGCAGGTGATTGTTCGCGCCCGGGATATTGGTATAGCAGCCGCGGGTATTCGGGGCAGTAATCACTGCGGTGCCGTGGGGTATTTTGCGCGTATGGCGTTGGATTGCGATATGATTGGGGTTGCGACGACCAATGCTTTGCCCACAATGGCTCCGTGGGGAGGTGCTGAGCGTATCCTGGGTATCAATCCCTTGAGTGTCGCGATTCCCGCCGGTGGGGAATTTCCCATTGTTTTTGACGCGGCGTTTTCTGGCTCTGCGCATGGGAAGATTCGCGTATATGAACAAAAAGGGCTGACTTTACCAGAAGGGTGGGCCCTGGATGCGGATGGGGTGCCGACGACCAATCCCGTAAAGGCGATAGATGGCCTGCTGATGCCGATTGGGCAATTTAAGGGTGTGGCGCTGGCCCTGGTGATGGGGATTTTGTCTTCTATGTTGTCCGGCGCGAGCTATGGCACTGAATTGGGCAATATGGAAGATGGACCACAGGCAGGTGAAGATGGTCATTTTGTGGCGGCTATTCGGGTGGGTGCTTTTGAAGATGTGGCGCGATTCAAGGCGCGAGTTGACAGTGCGATTCAGCAGATTCACGCCTGTAAAAGGGCGCCTGGGGTGGATCGGCTATTTGCCCCTGGTGAACCCGAAGCCCTGCGGCGCAAGGAGTATCGCACGCAGGGCATACCGTTGAATGTGGTTACGTTAAATGATCTGAAGAAGACAGCAAAAGAACGAGGCCTGGCTTTTGCGCTGGGCGGTTGATAGATTTTCAAATAAGGAGATGAAGATGAGCAGGAAAGCTTTGATGGTATGGGGTGGTTGGCAAGGGCACGAGCCAAAGGAATGCGTGGATATTTTCGCACCGTTGCTGGAATCAGATGGGTTTGACGTGGATGTTCGCGATTCAATGGATGTTTATACGGATGCGGATTACATGTCGGAACTGAGTGTTGTTGTGCCGTGTTGGACGATGGGCAGTATAGAAAGAGAACAGGAACAGGGGCTTCAAGGGGCGGTTAAGAGCGGTGTTGGGCTGGCGGGCTGGCACGGTGGGATGTGCGATGCGTTTCGCAATAATACGGGCTATCAGTGGATGACGGGCGGGCAATGGGTGTCGCATCCGGGTGGGGTGATTGATTATGAAGTCAATATTGTGCCGGAAAAAGCAGATGATCCGATTGTGGCGGGGCTGAGTGATTTTGCGATGCATTCCGAGCAGTATTATATGCATACCGATCCGGGCAATGAGGTGCTGGTGACGACGACTTTTGAGACCGATGTGGCACCCTGGGTCAATGGTTGTGTGATGCCGGTGGTTTGGAAACGCATGTGGGGTTCAGGACGGGTGTTTTACTCTTCTCTGGGGCACAAAGCCGTGGATTTTGATGTGCCAGAGGCGAAAGAGATCCAGCGGCGTGGTATTAACTGGGCTGCGCATTGACCCCCCTTGACATTCGATATAAAGTACGGTATTTTAACGCTTCGCGGATTAAATTCAGCGTATTGGGTGCCGTGGCCAAGCGGTAAGGCAGAGGCCTGCAAAGCCTTTATCGGCGGTTCGAATCCGCCCGGCACCTCCAAAAATCAACCGGTCAATCTCGACGATGGGATTGGCCGGTTACTTGTTTCGATTCTCTTGTCAACTGTGTTGAAATACTTTAGATTTATTTGGAAACGGCGTTTGATATTTTGTAATGCAGGAGGGCAAGATGTCTGTGTCGATAGCGCGTTTACC
The nucleotide sequence above comes from Gemmatimonadota bacterium. Encoded proteins:
- a CDS encoding thioesterase family protein, encoding MGRVKLVLPDEFIFTTEISLRVSDINYGGHLGNDAVLSLCHEVRARLFAEYGFTELDVDGVGILMIDAVIVFRSEAFYGEALVGDVAVCNFSRTGCDLFYLLRAKSDGREVARAKTGIVFLDYSNRRIRPVPQKFREIFEG
- a CDS encoding Ldh family oxidoreductase produces the protein MENERRVAAGALLDLVQGIFETCEMGEGDAHLLANSLVDADLGGVHSHGVLRVPEYVRKLTVDGVDPNGKPEVVKDNGACLVVDGGNSMGQIGTAFAMQQVIVRARDIGIAAAGIRGSNHCGAVGYFARMALDCDMIGVATTNALPTMAPWGGAERILGINPLSVAIPAGGEFPIVFDAAFSGSAHGKIRVYEQKGLTLPEGWALDADGVPTTNPVKAIDGLLMPIGQFKGVALALVMGILSSMLSGASYGTELGNMEDGPQAGEDGHFVAAIRVGAFEDVARFKARVDSAIQQIHACKRAPGVDRLFAPGEPEALRRKEYRTQGIPLNVVTLNDLKKTAKERGLAFALGG
- a CDS encoding phytanoyl-CoA dioxygenase family protein, with translation MLTDEQMRQFREDGYLVFAALIQGERLACYKQVFDELVAEGCKLTEEAPHWTLELDERGEPRAGLLHKIQGVCVVDARVLELAREPMILDRVAVLIGENIDVFGTKFFPKLPNGGTSTGWHQDNFYFGTDTDRIISCGIYLEDSDLENGCLRVVPGSHRMGAIFEHHKNIGRHGRWTKVDESQAVDLVIPAGTVVLFSANLLHGAYDNHSNRTRYSTAWHYLPEELNPEKFLKGIYEDRHVGRIKN
- a CDS encoding ThuA domain-containing protein, which codes for MSRKALMVWGGWQGHEPKECVDIFAPLLESDGFDVDVRDSMDVYTDADYMSELSVVVPCWTMGSIEREQEQGLQGAVKSGVGLAGWHGGMCDAFRNNTGYQWMTGGQWVSHPGGVIDYEVNIVPEKADDPIVAGLSDFAMHSEQYYMHTDPGNEVLVTTTFETDVAPWVNGCVMPVVWKRMWGSGRVFYSSLGHKAVDFDVPEAKEIQRRGINWAAH